aggagacgcagggtaTCCCCTCGAGCCATGGCTCCTCGTTCCAGTTCCTGGCAGTCACCCCGGCAACACCTTCGAAGGCCGattcaacaaggagcacgcatccatgcgcaatgttgtggaaagatgtatcggagtgttgaagagcaagttccgctgcttgcagcactttcgaacgatgctctacaaccccgatcgagCAGGGCGAATTATTTATGCCTGcgctgctctccacaacattgcattGGACGCGGGGGACTGGACCTTGGATGAGTATGTTGGGGACATGCCACCAGTTGAGGATGACGATAAGGAGCCAGGAGAGAGCCATGTGCTCACAccccgcaacgtgctgctcagaggacAGCAGCAGCGCAGCGCTGTCGTGGGCCTTTTTTGAAGTGCACAGGAACGCGGTAAGCTGTCATatcacacacataatttattcataCTAATTCCAGTGCACCCAGGCAAgacagggctgtgtttgccacaacacaaagtacttactcgtACTTCAACATTATGCATGGTGGCAATAGaaaaatgctgcattttttttaaatgtcacaTGAATTAggcaacggaaacacccttttctatatctgtgatcacagtcacaacagactagattggatcAAGCGCATATGAGGGGCACCCTGTGCTGACTGTTGCCATCAAAAGATTGTgggaacaatgcagcaacgtcacacaaCTTCTTTCACGAAAACGCATAAAAAATTGCAGTTACATTAAAAACATGTTGCAAGAACGCATGATACGTATGTCCGTCTCTTCTCATAGTCATTGACTGCAAGCATTCAATTGTACACATTTAGGCTTGCCGAGCACAATGCCGTGCCGGCTTTTTGTTCATTGTCCTCAACATtgtataaatatttaaataatattTCATTTGATTTGAATTCCCGACTACAGTTATACTGCAATGCTACAAAATACGTAAATCAAAGCAGCAAATAACATGTGGGTTCTTTTAATGACACACGGCATGAATAGTTGGCTCAGCGATCTCGCTGCTCCCAAAGCATACCACGTTCAAAATTAATTCCTGCAATGAGTAATTTACAATGAAAACAgtcgctggcatgttgctgtgatgatgacCCTTTTCATTAGTGAAACTGTGCGACATACCCACTTGCTAGTTTAGTGATCTCAAAAAAGACTTGGTTGTAGTTGTACCTTAGCCTCATTGCGCTGAAATGACATTATCACAGTGTAAGCAATTTTCGGCAGGTAAacatgcttcataaagaatgcaGCGAGCTGCGAAACAGTGAGAGGCTAAAAAATATCACAGTCcaacactatgtggtaatgctgcataaaaagtgcagtgagctagaaaacagtgaggcaacacaaatatcacagtgctaaaaacattcacaaaaaatgtcaactatacgctCTTGGTCTTTGTGTGGATGACTAGACACCTTTAAGatggtgggggaggggggagacgctgcctcacgagtaggtcgaacataaattgagaaacgcatatatcgaacatcaaaatAGATGAAAGACACGTGAAGAAACAAACgctgtactccttgtacaaagtaaatgctaacttaATGGTAGTATAAACCAATAATGCATGATAAAcatttaaaacattaaaaacatgatgtaaaacttaaaataaacgcatatatcgaacatcaaaatagatgaaagacatgtgaagaaaaaaatgctgtactccttgtacaaagtaaatgctaacttaAAGGTAGTAATATGTattaaatgtaaaaaaacaacGTATGAAATGGTACGCTGACTGTAACACGTAAACATATAAAAACTAATAAACCAATAATGCATGATAAACATTTAAAACATTAAAACATGATGCAAAACTTAAAAtaaacgcatatatcgaacatcaaaatAGATAACTATGTATCTCTTTCCCGCAGAAGGCCCTCAGCCACGGCCCGCTCCTGTGCTGCGGCTGCCCGCTCCTGTGCTGCGGCCGCCCGCTCCTGTGCTGCGGCCGCCCGTTCCAGTGCTGCTACCATACGCCGCGCCAGAGAAGTTAAGTGCAAAGCTGACCTTCTGATCCCCCGCACCTCCTGCAGTGAATCATCATGGTGGAAATGTTTGCATGAGCTGCTGAAGAACTCTCGACCATCTCGTGGCTCGAAGCTGCTGCTGCGGAGAATTGCAACGTGaacaacaatttcccctcagttgaaaattcattggcctggtggcatcctttgaaagtgtgaagcttcgtgtacaagctatgccctcttcGTTTGGATCAACAAACAATTGCTGGAACTACTCTTCATTcatctcctcaaatgcatctcttacaatcaaacagcccttttcagggctaaccaaccttttgcccggcagtttatcattgcgtgccctcaatacaatgcatgtttCTTATTTACAGGCCAAGTTGTTTTCAGTCATCATAACAGAGCATCAAAAATGTTCACACCCTTTACGTAAAATTTAAAGAAACGGTCTACTCACATCAAGCAACTTCTCTGTCAGCTCGAGGCTCTGGTCGCACTGGGAAGACACCCGCAACAAGGTGTCGGTGCGCCGTGGCCTCTGTTGACGGCGAGGCCGCACAGGAGGCTGAGGCACTGCAAACATGCAGCATTTTCGTCACCGCATGCTGTGGTAGGCTTTAAGTCTATGGCCATGTTGTGGATAATTGGGCAATTCGAATAACATACGAGAGGTTATTTTCTCAAAACACTTTGATGATCAATAACTTACCCGGTGCAGCGGGGCCGCTTTCCAGGTAACTTGGGGGGGCTTCTGTGGAGTAAAGAATAAAAGTTCACGAACTGGGTGCACATACGTCCTATAATCAATAaaacactaagttctcagatgcttacgTGTGGCTGTGTCACTGTCACCTGctgcagccgcttcagtggcttcCACATCGACCTCCATTGCAGGAGCGGGAAcatccgcctgctggaaagtgtcgtGGACATAATCTTTCAGAAAaagggtattcgttactctggctattttacaaccttacctactaaacatctgcggaaacgttctgcagctattcagtggtcattgatatcacgtattaccattttagtgcatgcacttgcccgcaggcattTCGTGTCtgtttgataaataaatacgccttttactgcaagggctgcaaagcGAGATTTCAGTTGACAAACCTACCTGCTTTTGAATTCTTTTTCCTGCACTATCTTACTGTTCAACAAGGTTCCCCTAAAGGCACCCCTTACAAAATGGGCAAACTCTGTCATggcaccgctcaggaacccgtgatactgcggcggcagagtgcttacctgttgatattCGAGAAAACCGAAGACGCCACCGAAGCGTGCCAACCCGGTGAGTTGCAACACGCGACCCCGGAAGCCTGGCAGACGaccccctccagtgcccctggaaatatacaccaatgtcaaagaacaaatcgcccGCACATTCaacggtcactcacgtttgtgcctctttgatggcggcggcgtcacggcgggcctcgtgcacctgcctgcgccaccaagcctgccagtcaTCCACGCTTTTCTGCGCAGGGCCTTCaaggttcagcgcgtcgctgagctcttgccacagccgccgccggtcggCGACCGTGACGCCATGCTGCAGCTCAATGGCTTTCGCCGCGAGCTGCGGATGTTCGctcataaaggcgagcaccagcacgcgctgaccctcggaaacgcggatgagccgctgctgctggtggctagcggtgccgttgccctccgccatgactgcgctcgactgagccaacggcttcgaaagttgcgccgtttagtagtggagttttgaaaacagtaactgcttgaaacaaagttgtacctagcgccaccacaaatcgtcccgctaaatttagcgttgttTAGAACAATAACAGAAAAAATACGTTTGGATTGTATTGTATTCCTTATTAAACAATTGAAAACTAGTGCCAACACATTTTAATAGTGCGCAATAATAGTCAAACACTTCTGAACatgttacaaacacttttcactttgctatacggcCCCCAAGTcaacgtcaaaatgatgacgcaagcctccatttccctcattggctgttcacttcctctcgtcctcgcgaccgctgcggaccgcccattttttgacgtcaccgacagacctcctccgtccggatttggaatttttacataattgcgccactggtacgctttcaaacgtcgtccttatgatccgccgctacgccgctcaccgtctccaactgcgacatctgagccaaccagttcctaccgctctactagacgccgctcaccctcacccctccgccgttccacgtctccattgcgacctgtctcgcaattcaccaaccaacgcccggaaaactaacctctgcagcttttggaggaaaagctgcatcgaacgaaaagacagaaattcctccagtgcgtccatataatacgatagctgttttaatagaaggtgtgtacgtggacgctttaatagacactggtgcctctttgtctgtgattgatcgttctttgtgctcacgtctacgaaaagtcaccaccccttatgatggacctacactgcacgctgctcaaggggacgccattagacctgccgctatgtgcaccgctcgtgttttcatcgctggtattcttcattttgtacaatttgctgtgctgaattcgtgtgcccaccagattatattaggctgggattttctgtctatggcgaacgcttccatctgctgtaaagaaaatattgttcatatgatggaaactgactatgccctgtatgcggatgacaagcccgttcgcttgctcgctgctgaagagaccgagctaccacctggtcatcagcggatagttgccatcacttctaatgtgatcgactctggtgacgtgtttgtccaaccatctgcacgctgtctcgcaagaggtatagcctttgcttcaggtctagcgcgattccacaatggctccggacttctctacgctacaaaccagacttctgaaaAAATTCTCATttctaaaggcaccacaatggcttgcgtttctgaatctcaacctgtctctgttgtctctcttatgccagcgtgttctgaccttccttctattggacgttcatcaagcgtttctgttcttgctgcgactattagtccagaactgacctcttcacagacagatgagttgcttgccttgctacaaaagcataggagattgtttgatgtccattcctcatctctgggacagacgtccattattaggcatcgtatccagaccgatggcacttccatcgtacgccgtcgaccatatcgcgtctcttcatgcgagcgtgaaatcattgaacaaaatgtagccgatatgctgcaacggaacattatacgtccctccgcgagcgcttggtcatcccctgttgttttagtaaggaaaaaagatggctccgtgcggttttgcgtggactacagagcacttaataagattacccacaaggatgtttaccccatgccgcgcatagacgatgctttggattcactgcaaggtgctgagtacttttcaagcctagacctgcgttcaggttactggcaaatacccatgcacgaggatgacaaagaaaagacagcgttttcaacaccagatgggctgtatgaattcaacgtcatgccattcggcctttgcaatgctccagcaacattcgagcggatgatcgacacagttttacgaggcttgaagtggaagacttgcttgtgctatttagacgatatcgttattttctcgtcaaccttccctcagcacttgcaacgactggacgaagttcttacgtgccttgcaaacgcaggccttcagctgaacaccaagaagtgccgttttgcgagcaagacgattaaagtgttaggccacatcgtcagcaaggacggtattcgtcgcgatcctgacaagatttccgctgtccaacacttcccgcgtcctgaaaaagccaaagattttcgcagtttcctcggcctcgcttcttattttcgccgattcattcgagacttcgcctcaatagcttcaccattgcacaagttgctcggatcaggcgtcgcctttgtgtggtctcctgaatgtgaagcggcgtttgcccaactgaagtgtgcactcacatccgaaccagtcctctgccatttcgacgaaaccgcgcctacactcctgcatacagacgctagtggtcgaggcattggtggaattcttctacagcgagacaaatcttcacgtgagaaagtcgtcgcatatgcgagccgtgcactgacccctgctgaaaagaattataccatcaccgaacaggagtgcctagcggtcgtatggtcgatacaaaagtttcgaccttatctccacggccgccactttactgtggttacggaccatcacgccttgtgctggctctcgacaatcaagaacttgtccggccgccttggtcgctggattcttcgcttacaagaatacgacttcactatcacatacaagtcgggaaacaagcatcaagacgccgacgccctttcgcgttgcccgctctcttcggagccgcttaacaaacccgccactgctacacacgagaagctttcggccgtctcttccctacatgtttcgtcattaactactttggacccaacttctccaagcgagtgtggtttgttcttatctcaccaacgtgctgacccttactgtcgccgcatcatgaaccgtcttgacgggacttgccggccccctaacgcccgtcttcgccgacagctgacgcaattcaagctcaacaaccacgtcctgtaccgtcatatctaccaccctgatggtcaacgctgggtgcccgttctacctcgctctcttcgggctcaagtcctcaagacatatcacgacgacatgtctgctggacacatgggcttccagaaaacgtatgaccgcataagatgtcactactactggccgggcttgtccacctgtgtcgcgaagtacgttgcctcatgcgccctttgtcagcgtcgcaagctacctacatcaactcgaagtggacaattacaaccgctcccgtgtcccctgcaaccattcgaggtagttggcattgacctgtatggtccgcttcctatgactgtcacgggcaatcgttggatagttacagctgtcgaccacctgacccgctacgccgaaacagctcccgtgccttctgcatcagcttcggaagtggccgacttcatccttcgagcaataatccttcgacacggagctcctcgtgtaatcctgagtgaccgtggaagagtatttctttcagcactcgtcgaagaagtgctcaaggcagccggcactacacacaaaacaagctccagttaccatcctcagacgaacggcctgactgagcgcttccatcgtacactgtcagacatgattgcgatgtatatcgagcccgaccacagaaactgggacaccattttgccatttgtcaattttgcgtataatacctctgtacagcgcacaaccggttactcgccgttctacctcgtccacggtcgcttcccctcttctttcctcgatgtttcgttcttctctgcgcctgtgaaaccatgttcatcttcaagtgaggaatacgtgtctcgtctacttcattgccgccagctggctcgcgtcaacactgaagccaagcaacaggatcgcaagct
The sequence above is drawn from the Rhipicephalus microplus isolate Deutch F79 chromosome 3, USDA_Rmic, whole genome shotgun sequence genome and encodes:
- the LOC142802936 gene encoding uncharacterized protein LOC142802936 produces the protein MSEHPQLAAKAIELQHGVTVADRRRLWQELSDALNLEGPAQKSVDDWQAWWRRQVHEARRDAAAIKEAQTGTGGGRLPGFRGRVLQLTGLARFGGVFGFLEYQQQADVPAPAMEVDVEATEAAAAGDSDTATQAPPSYLESGPAAPVPQPPVRPRRQQRPRRTDTLLRVSSQCDQSLELTEKLLDEVRGIRRSALHLTSLARRMVAALERAAAAQERAAAAQERAAAAQERAVAEGLLRERDT